A single Cupriavidus sp. D39 DNA region contains:
- the dapA gene encoding 4-hydroxy-tetrahydrodipicolinate synthase has translation MQAVAQDQQDQQDQQDQQAQQVFSGIWLPLVTPFADGAVDFPALSRLVAHYAGSAVAGIVVCGSTGEAAALDEAEQLAVLDTVLASAGNLPVMMGVAGSQARQVQARVRQLAERPLAGLLAPAPYYVRPSQAGLLDYFRALADSAAAPLVLYDIPYRTGVKLETQTILALAAHPSIRAIKDCGGDYHGTQAIIADGRLSVLAGEDHQLLGTLCLGGTGAIIASAHLYPELFVALAQAVAGQRLDQARRLFHALMPMIKLLFAEPNPGPLKAMLAREGWLRNELRAPMTPASASLEAALARACEQVGAAAPDLLG, from the coding sequence ATGCAAGCAGTAGCTCAAGACCAGCAAGACCAGCAAGACCAGCAAGACCAGCAAGCACAACAAGTCTTTTCCGGAATCTGGCTGCCATTGGTGACGCCCTTTGCCGACGGCGCGGTCGATTTTCCCGCACTGTCCCGCCTGGTGGCGCACTACGCCGGCAGCGCCGTCGCCGGGATCGTGGTGTGCGGCAGCACTGGCGAGGCAGCCGCGCTTGATGAGGCCGAGCAACTGGCCGTGCTGGATACGGTGCTGGCCAGTGCCGGCAACTTGCCGGTGATGATGGGCGTGGCGGGCAGCCAGGCGCGCCAGGTGCAGGCGCGCGTGCGCCAGCTGGCTGAGCGGCCGCTGGCCGGGCTGCTGGCGCCCGCGCCTTACTATGTCCGTCCGTCGCAGGCCGGCCTGCTGGATTATTTCCGCGCCCTGGCCGACAGTGCCGCCGCGCCGCTGGTGCTGTATGACATTCCCTACCGGACCGGCGTGAAGCTCGAGACGCAGACCATCCTGGCGCTGGCCGCCCATCCGAGTATCCGCGCCATCAAGGATTGCGGCGGCGATTACCACGGCACGCAGGCCATCATTGCCGACGGGCGCTTGAGCGTGCTGGCGGGCGAGGATCACCAGTTGCTGGGCACGCTGTGCCTGGGCGGCACGGGCGCGATCATCGCCTCTGCCCATCTGTATCCGGAGCTGTTCGTCGCGCTGGCGCAGGCGGTGGCCGGGCAGCGGCTCGACCAGGCGCGCCGGCTTTTCCATGCCTTGATGCCGATGATCAAGCTGCTGTTTGCCGAGCCCAATCCGGGCCCGCTCAAGGCCATGCTGGCGCGCGAGGGATGGCTGCGCAACGAGCTGCGCGCGCCGATGACGCCCGCCAGCGCCTCCCTTGAGGCAGCGCTGGCACGGGCCTGCGAGCAGGTCGGGGCGGCTGCGCCCGACCTGCTCGGCTGA
- the hemL gene encoding glutamate-1-semialdehyde 2,1-aminomutase, whose protein sequence is MSRNQQLFDRAQQTIPGGVNSPVRAFRSVGGTPRFITRAEGAYMWDADGQRYIDYIGSWGPMIVGHAHPEVVRAVQETSAHSFSFGAPTEAEIEMAEEICKLVPSIEQVRLVSSGTEATMSALRLARGFTKRDLIVKFEGCYHGHADSLLVKAGSGLLTFADTTKNAPSSAGVPADVTKHTMVLEYNNVEQLEQAFIKHAGEIAAVIVEPVAGNMNLVRASDAFLQAMRTLCTQHGAVLIFDEVMTGFRVALGGAQAHYGITPDLTCLGKVIGGGMPAAAFGGRRDIMACLAPLGAVYQAGTLSGNPLAVAAGLTTLKLIQAPGFHDRLAAQTRKLADGLAAAAVAAGVPFAADAIGGMFGLYFREGVPGSFAEVTQCDTARFNRFFHAMLDAGVYLAPSAFEAGFVSAQHDDAILATTIEAARKAFAA, encoded by the coding sequence ATGTCTCGTAACCAGCAGCTCTTCGACCGCGCACAGCAAACCATCCCGGGCGGCGTCAATTCGCCCGTGCGCGCCTTCCGCTCGGTGGGCGGCACGCCCCGCTTCATCACGCGCGCCGAAGGCGCGTACATGTGGGACGCCGACGGCCAGCGCTACATCGACTATATCGGCTCGTGGGGCCCGATGATCGTCGGCCATGCCCACCCCGAAGTGGTGCGCGCGGTGCAGGAGACCTCGGCCCACAGCTTCTCGTTCGGCGCGCCGACCGAGGCCGAGATCGAGATGGCCGAGGAAATCTGCAAACTGGTGCCATCGATCGAGCAGGTGCGCCTGGTTTCCTCCGGCACCGAGGCCACGATGAGCGCACTGCGCCTGGCGCGCGGCTTCACCAAGCGCGACCTGATCGTGAAGTTCGAGGGCTGCTACCACGGCCACGCCGACAGCCTGCTGGTCAAGGCCGGTTCCGGCCTGCTGACCTTTGCCGACACCACCAAGAACGCGCCCTCCTCGGCCGGCGTGCCCGCCGACGTGACCAAGCACACCATGGTGCTGGAGTACAACAACGTCGAACAGCTCGAGCAAGCCTTCATCAAGCACGCCGGCGAGATCGCCGCCGTGATCGTGGAGCCGGTGGCCGGCAACATGAACCTGGTACGTGCCAGCGATGCGTTCCTGCAAGCCATGCGCACGCTGTGCACCCAGCATGGCGCGGTGCTGATCTTCGACGAGGTGATGACGGGCTTTCGCGTGGCGCTGGGCGGCGCGCAGGCGCATTACGGCATCACGCCGGACCTGACCTGCCTGGGCAAGGTGATCGGCGGCGGCATGCCGGCAGCGGCCTTTGGCGGCCGGCGCGACATCATGGCCTGCCTGGCGCCCCTGGGCGCCGTGTACCAGGCCGGCACGCTGTCGGGCAACCCGCTGGCGGTGGCGGCCGGGCTGACCACCCTCAAGCTGATCCAGGCACCGGGCTTCCATGACCGCCTGGCCGCGCAAACCCGCAAGCTGGCTGACGGCCTGGCCGCGGCGGCGGTGGCTGCCGGCGTGCCGTTCGCGGCGGATGCCATCGGCGGCATGTTCGGGCTGTACTTCCGCGAAGGCGTGCCGGGCAGCTTTGCTGAAGTCACGCAGTGCGATACCGCGCGCTTCAACCGCTTCTTCCACGCCATGCTGGATGCCGGCGTCTACCTGGCGCCGTCCGCTTTCGAGGCGGGCTTCGTCTCAGCGCAGCACGACGACGCCATCCTCGCGACCACCATCGAAGCCGCCCGCAAGGCCTTCGCGGCCTGA
- a CDS encoding rubredoxin, translating into MEYKTWMCLICGWIYDEATGAPEDGLAPGTKWEDVPINWTCPECGARKEDFEMVAL; encoded by the coding sequence ATGGAATACAAGACCTGGATGTGCCTGATCTGCGGCTGGATTTACGATGAAGCTACCGGCGCGCCCGAAGACGGCCTTGCCCCCGGCACCAAATGGGAAGACGTGCCCATCAACTGGACCTGCCCGGAATGCGGTGCGCGCAAGGAAGATTTCGAGATGGTGGCGCTCTGA
- a CDS encoding response regulator, whose amino-acid sequence MRVAQLQEGIRVSAEVSGAVEAGAGASGGAAPARRKVLVIDDSSTIRRTAEIFLSQAGCQVLLAEDGFEALAKVGDMHPDLIFCDILMPRLDGYQTCALIKKSPRFHAIPVIMLSSRDGVFDRSRGRLVGAQDHLAKPFTRESLLQAVDACVPRAAAVASPLPA is encoded by the coding sequence ATGCGGGTCGCTCAACTACAAGAAGGTATTCGGGTCAGCGCTGAGGTCAGCGGCGCGGTCGAAGCTGGCGCCGGCGCCAGCGGCGGCGCTGCGCCTGCGCGCCGCAAGGTGCTCGTCATCGACGATTCCAGCACCATCCGCCGCACCGCCGAGATATTCCTGTCCCAGGCCGGCTGCCAGGTGCTGCTGGCCGAAGACGGCTTCGAGGCACTCGCCAAGGTCGGCGACATGCATCCGGACCTGATCTTCTGCGACATCCTGATGCCGCGCCTGGACGGTTACCAGACCTGCGCCCTCATCAAGAAAAGCCCTCGGTTCCATGCCATCCCGGTGATCATGCTGTCCTCCCGCGACGGCGTGTTCGACCGTTCGCGCGGCCGCCTGGTCGGCGCGCAAGACCATCTCGCCAAGCCATTTACCCGTGAGTCGCTGCTGCAGGCGGTAGACGCCTGCGTGCCACGTGCCGCTGCCGTGGCCAGCCCCTTGCCGGCTTGA
- a CDS encoding response regulator translates to MTISKILIVDDFPTEALFMSDLLGKKGFKVSVAGNSEQAFARLEKEPFDLILMDVVMPGQNGYQATRAIKRDDRFKDIPVIMCTSKGLDTDRIWGMRQGAADYVVKPVDGEELLTKIAALAH, encoded by the coding sequence ATGACTATCAGCAAAATCCTCATCGTCGACGACTTCCCCACCGAAGCCCTTTTCATGTCCGACCTGCTCGGCAAGAAGGGCTTCAAGGTCTCGGTGGCCGGCAATAGCGAGCAGGCCTTCGCCCGGCTCGAGAAGGAACCCTTCGACCTGATCCTGATGGACGTGGTGATGCCCGGCCAGAACGGCTACCAGGCGACCCGCGCGATCAAGCGCGACGACCGCTTCAAGGACATCCCGGTGATCATGTGCACCAGCAAGGGCCTGGACACCGACCGCATCTGGGGCATGCGCCAGGGCGCGGCCGACTACGTCGTCAAGCCGGTCGATGGTGAAGAACTGCTGACCAAGATCGCCGCGCTGGCGCACTGA
- a CDS encoding methyl-accepting chemotaxis protein produces the protein MGFKMFSLGRQAPAAGAAELAVDAAAAPITRSTPAEKLSGRLSRIPFASQQRALTAGVVLSLVALLASVYFDNREANNGAAQIEIAGDMLMHSQRLAKAVPVALLGNAQAFTQLRQSKSELAGDLQALQDGSEAKHVRATGAVAAPLLEKAMESWQRTEKSAGDVLAQQPTLTTIGQTLQIFNASNPELLESAEQVAAIKLQSGANAREVAASAQLVMLTQRLGKNLNEFLAGEGVNPETAFLLGKDTNTFRETLDGLMNGSEALRLSAAGDAETRGYLQQLSQRFDAVQKTTQTILQNLPGLIAAKRAQQQIFNDNEALRGELSALQAAYAQGARVRPLTLGATIVSALLTLLFLAGLAALYLRDSRARTLEAEAREREAEARRLDEKRNNDATQKAILQLMNELQDIADGDLTKQATVTEDITGAIADSVNYTVEELRELVGRVQQTAGEVTQASGQVQDTSTELVAASEEQSRQIRQTGESVVEMADRITQVSRGAAESANVARASLAAAEQGQHAVQNAIVGMNDIREQIQDTSKRIKRLGESSQEIGEIVELISDITEQTNVLALNAAIQAASAGEAGRGFSVVAEEVQRLAERSGEATKQIGALIRTIQTDTQDAVHAMERSTQGVVEGAKLSDNAGAALVEIGRVSRQLAELIEQISQTTSHEAGLATAVARNIEGILQVTEQTSSGTRQTALSVRQLTLLTEELRNSVLRFKIA, from the coding sequence ATGGGATTCAAGATGTTCAGCCTGGGTCGCCAGGCGCCGGCGGCCGGTGCCGCCGAACTGGCGGTAGACGCTGCGGCCGCGCCCATCACGCGAAGCACCCCGGCCGAGAAGCTCTCGGGCCGGCTGTCCCGCATCCCGTTTGCCAGCCAGCAGCGCGCGCTGACCGCTGGCGTGGTGCTGTCTCTGGTGGCGTTGCTGGCGTCGGTGTATTTCGATAACCGCGAAGCCAACAACGGCGCGGCGCAGATCGAGATCGCCGGCGACATGCTGATGCACTCGCAGCGCCTGGCCAAGGCGGTGCCGGTGGCGCTGCTGGGCAATGCGCAGGCGTTCACGCAGCTGCGCCAGTCCAAAAGCGAGCTCGCGGGCGACTTGCAGGCGCTGCAAGACGGCAGCGAGGCCAAGCACGTGCGCGCTACCGGCGCGGTGGCCGCGCCGCTGCTGGAAAAAGCCATGGAATCCTGGCAGCGCACCGAGAAAAGCGCAGGCGACGTGCTGGCCCAGCAGCCCACCCTGACCACCATCGGCCAGACGCTGCAGATCTTCAATGCCTCCAACCCCGAACTGCTGGAAAGCGCGGAGCAGGTGGCGGCAATCAAGCTGCAAAGCGGCGCCAACGCGCGCGAGGTGGCCGCCTCCGCGCAGCTGGTGATGCTGACGCAGCGCCTGGGTAAAAACCTGAACGAGTTCCTGGCGGGCGAAGGCGTCAACCCGGAAACCGCGTTCTTGCTCGGCAAGGACACCAACACCTTCCGCGAAACCCTGGACGGCCTGATGAACGGCAGCGAAGCGCTGCGGCTGTCGGCGGCGGGAGACGCCGAAACCCGCGGCTACCTGCAGCAGCTGTCGCAACGTTTCGACGCGGTGCAGAAGACCACCCAGACCATCCTGCAGAACCTGCCCGGCCTGATCGCCGCCAAGCGCGCGCAGCAGCAGATCTTCAACGACAACGAGGCACTGCGCGGCGAGCTCTCCGCGTTGCAGGCCGCTTATGCGCAAGGCGCCCGCGTGCGCCCGCTCACGCTCGGCGCCACCATCGTCTCGGCCCTGCTCACGCTGCTGTTCCTGGCCGGTCTGGCCGCGCTGTACCTGCGCGATTCGCGCGCCCGTACCCTCGAAGCCGAGGCCCGCGAGCGCGAGGCCGAAGCCCGCCGGCTGGACGAAAAGCGCAACAACGACGCGACCCAGAAGGCGATTTTGCAGTTGATGAACGAGCTGCAGGACATCGCCGACGGCGACCTGACCAAGCAAGCCACCGTGACCGAGGACATCACCGGCGCCATCGCCGACTCGGTGAACTACACCGTGGAAGAACTGCGCGAACTGGTCGGCCGGGTGCAGCAGACCGCCGGCGAAGTGACGCAGGCATCGGGGCAGGTGCAGGACACCTCCACCGAGCTGGTCGCGGCCTCGGAAGAGCAGTCGCGCCAGATCCGCCAGACCGGCGAATCGGTGGTGGAAATGGCCGACCGCATCACGCAGGTCTCGCGCGGCGCGGCGGAATCGGCCAACGTGGCGCGCGCCTCGCTGGCCGCGGCCGAGCAGGGCCAGCACGCCGTGCAGAATGCCATTGTGGGCATGAACGACATTCGCGAGCAGATCCAGGACACCTCCAAGCGCATCAAGCGCCTGGGCGAATCCTCGCAGGAGATCGGTGAAATCGTCGAGCTGATCTCCGACATTACCGAGCAGACCAACGTGCTGGCGCTGAACGCCGCCATCCAGGCCGCGTCCGCCGGTGAAGCCGGCCGCGGCTTCTCGGTGGTGGCCGAAGAAGTGCAACGGCTGGCAGAGCGCTCCGGCGAGGCAACCAAGCAGATCGGCGCGCTGATCCGCACCATCCAGACCGACACGCAGGACGCGGTGCACGCCATGGAGCGCAGCACGCAGGGCGTGGTGGAAGGGGCCAAGCTGTCGGACAACGCCGGCGCCGCGCTGGTGGAGATCGGCCGCGTGTCGCGCCAGCTCGCCGAACTGATCGAGCAGATCTCGCAGACCACCTCGCACGAGGCGGGGCTGGCTACCGCGGTGGCACGCAACATCGAAGGGATCCTGCAGGTGACCGAGCAGACCTCGTCCGGCACGCGCCAGACGGCACTCTCGGTGCGCCAGCTGACCTTGCTGACCGAAGAGCTGCGCAACTCGGTGCTGCGATTCAAGATCGCCTGA